Proteins from a genomic interval of Dama dama isolate Ldn47 chromosome 1, ASM3311817v1, whole genome shotgun sequence:
- the LOC133051104 gene encoding olfactory receptor 6B9: protein MWKENITHISEFVLVGFPTYPWLQVLLFFLFLITYLFVLLENVVIILTVWVTGSLHKPMYYFLGTMSFLETWYISVTVPKMLAGFLLCPNTISFLGCMTQLYFFMSLACTECVLLAAMAYDRYVAICWPLHYPVMMTTEFCVQLTISSWLSGFTVSMAKVYFISQVSFCGNNILNHFFCDVSPILKLACMDSSAAEMVDFVLAIIILVLPLSATVLSYAFIVSAILHIPSATGQRKAFSTCASHLIVVVIFYTAVIFMYVRPRAIASFSSNKLISAIYAVFTPMLNPIIYCLRNKEVKNAIRKTMASGQALS, encoded by the coding sequence ATGTGGAAGGAAAATATCACTCATATTAGTGAATTTGTCCTGGTGGGCTTCCCCACTTACCCTTGGCTGCAAgttctgcttttcttcctcttcctcatcacCTACCTGTTTGTGCTGTTGGAGAATGTAGTCATCATCCTCACTGTGTGGGTAACTGGATCCCTGCACAAGCCCATGTATTACTTTCTGGGCACCATGTCCTTTCTGGAGACCTGGTATATATCTGTCACAGTCCCCAAGATGCTGGCTGGATTCCTGCTCTGTCCCAATACCATCTCCTTCTTGGGATGCATGACCCAGCTCTATTTCTTCATGTCACTTGCCTGTACTGAGTGTGTGCTCTTGGCTGCCATGGCCTATGACCGTTATGTGGCTATATGTTGGCCTCTTCACTATCCGGTTATGATGACCACAGAATTTTGTGTTCAGCTAACCATCAGTTCCTGGCTGAGTGGCTTTACTGTCTCCATGGCAAAAGTATACTTCATCTCCCAAGTTTCCTTCTGTGGTAATAATATCTTGAACCATTTTTTCTGTGATGTTTCCCCCATCCTCAAACTGGCCTGCATGGACTCATCTGCGGCAGAGATGGTAGACTTTGTGCTAGCCATCATCATCCTTGTGCTTCCTCTCTCAGCCACCGTCCTTTCCTATGCCTTCATTGTCTCTGCCATCCTGCACATTCCTTCAGCCACTGGGCAACGGAAGGCCTTCTCTACCTGTGCTTCTCACCTTATAGTGGTAGTCATCTTCTACACAGCCGTGATCTTCATGTATGTCCGACCTCGGGCCATTGCTTCATTCAGTTCTAACAAATTGATCTCAGCCATATATGCAGTCTTTACTCCCATGCTCAACCCTATCATCTACTGCCTGAGGAACAAGGAGGTCAAAAATGCCATCAGAAAAACCATGGCAAGTGGCCAAGCCCTTTCTTGA